A genome region from Diorhabda carinulata isolate Delta chromosome 2, icDioCari1.1, whole genome shotgun sequence includes the following:
- the LOC130903936 gene encoding aldo-keto reductase family 1 member B1-like, with translation MIKSVGKVLAMAKVPTIKFNNGQTFPVYGLGTWKSQPGQVTQAVKDAIDIGYRHIDCAYIYGNEPEIGEAIKAKISDGTVKREELFITSKLWNTMHRPDLVEPAIRTTLKNLCIDYLDLYLIHWPFALKEEDELFPTNPDGTTAYSDVDFVDTWKEMEKLVKKGLTKSIGISNFNKRQTERILQNCTIKPVTNQIEVHPHLNQQKLIDYLKSKDITVTAYSPLGSGDPKLMEDPKIKKIAEKYKKTTAQVALKYAVQRGLIVIPKSVTKSRIQENFNIWDFNLTKEDIALMNTFDCNGRTCPYADAYTHKDHPFINDEY, from the exons ATGATTAAATCAGTCGGCAAAGTGTTAGCTATGGCAAAAGTACCCACAATCAAGTTCAATAATGGACAAACGTTTCCAGTTTATGGTCTAGGAACGTGGAAA tctCAACCAGGTCAAGTAACCCAAGCCGTAAAAGATGCAATCGATATCGGCTACCGCCATATTGACTGTGCTTACATTTACGGAAACGAACCTGAAATTGGTGAAGCGATAAAAGCTAAAATATCCGATGGAACTGTGAAGCGTGAAGAGCTTTTCATAACGAGTAAACTATGGAATACCATGCACAGACCAGACTTAGTGGAACCTGCTATTAGAACCACATTGAAAAACCTTTGTATCGACTATcttgatttatatttaatcCATTGGCCATTTGCCCTGAAG GAAGAAGATGAATTATTCCCAACAAATCCAGATGGTACCACTGCTTATAGTGACGTAGACTTTGTTGACACATGGAAAGAGATGGAGAAGTTGGTGAAAAAGGGACTAACAAAATCTATTGGTATttcgaattttaataaaagacaAACCGAGCGTATTCTACAAAATTGCACAATTAAACCCGTAACTAATCAA atTGAAGTTCACCCCCATTTGAATCAACAGAAATTGATTGATTATCTAAAATCGAAAGACATCACAGTAACTGCTTACAGTCCTTTAGGTTCGGGAGACCCGAAATTGATGGAGGatcctaaaatcaaaaaaattgcaGAGAAATACAAGAAAACAACTGCTCAAGTAGCTTTAAAATATGCGGTTCAAAGAGGATTAATAGTTATACCTAAATCGGTCACCAAGTCTAGAATTCAGGAAAACTTTAATATTTGGGACTTCAATCTCACTAAAGAAGATATTGCATTAATGAATACTTTCGATTGTAATGGAAGAACCTGCCCTTACGCAGA tgCCTATACACACAAGGACCACCCATTCATCAATGATGAATATTGA